TTATGACCAAGTACTAAATGTAAGTCATAAAGGAATGGTTTAAATTTAAGGGGGAAAGAAAATGAACGCAGGAATTATTAGTATTTCTAAATACGTTCCAGATAAAGTAATTACAAATTTTGATCTAGAAAAAACGATTGATACAAGTGATGAATGGATCCGTACGAGAACAGGTATAGAAGAAAGAAGAATTGCAGAAGGTGAAGAAACTTCTGATTTAGCATATAAAGCAGCTCAAAAAGCTCTAGAATCAGCTGAAATAACAGCAGATCAAGTTGGCTTAATATTAGTAGCGACAGTGACTCCTGACCGTGCATTCCCAAGTGTAGCATGTCAAATTCAAGAACGACTTGAAGCAAAAAATGCAGCTGCGATGGATGTTTCTGCTGCTTGCTCTGGTTTTATTTATGCCCTTGCAACTGCTAAACAATTTGTTGAAAGTAACACTTATGATTATGTACTAATCGTAGGAGTTGAAAAACTTTCCAAAATTACAGACTGGAATGATCGTAATACAGCAGTACTGTTTGGAGATGGTGCTACTGCAGCGGTTATTGGAAAAGTATCAGAGGGGCGCGGTATTCTATCCTTTGAATTAGGTGCTGACGGTACGGGTGGCAAACATTTATTTTTAAATGACGATCGTTACATCAGTATGAATGGACGTGAAGTATTTAAATTTGCAGTTCGTCAAATGGGAGAATCTGCAGTATCAGTAATCGAAAAAGCAGGCTTAACGAAAGAAGATGTTGACTTCTTAGTTCCACACCAAGCGAATATACGTATTATGGAAGCATCTCGTGAACGTTTAGAATTACCTGAGGAAAAATTATCTAAACGCATTCATAAATATGGAAATACATCAAGTGCCTCTATTGGTATAGCATTATTTGATGAATTAGAAGCTGGCAAAATTAAAGACGAGGATATTGTTGTATTAGTAGGTTTTGGTGGTGGCCTAACTTGGGGCGCAGCTGTCATAAAATGGGGAAAATAATTGATTTAATAGAAACAAATATAGTAATTTAAAATTAATGTAAAATATTTAGGGGGAAAATAGATTATGAAACGTAGAGTAGTCATAACTGGTATTGGCGCAGTAACACCTCTAGGTAATACAGTGGAAGAAACGTGGGCAAACGTGAAAGCTGGAAAATCTGGAGTAGGGCCCTTAACACGAATTGATGCTGAGAAATTCTCGGCAAAAGTCGCTGCAGAAGTTAAAGATTTTGATATTGAACAGTATATTGAACGCAAGGAAGCAAGAAAAATGGATCGTTTTACTCATTATGCTCTTGCTTCAGCTATGATGGCAGTAAAGGATGCTAACTTAGAAATTACAGATGCTAATGCGAACCGAATAGGTGTATGGATTGGTTCAGGGATTGGCGGTATGGAAACATACGAAAATCAATTTGTAACATTCCAGGAGCGTGGAGCACGTCGAGTAAGTCCATTCTTCGTTCCGATGATGATTCCAGATATGGCATCAGGTCAAGTATCGATTTATTTGGGTGCAAAAGGTATTAATTCATGTACTGTTACTGCATGTGCCTCTGGAACAAACTCTATTGGTGATGCATTTAAGGTAATCCAACGTGGTGATGCAGATGCGATGATCACAGGTGGCGCAGAAGCACCAATCGTGAATATGGCTGTCGCAGGATTCTGTGCAAGTACTGCATTATCATTAAATCAAGATCCTGCTACTGCGTCACGTCCATTTGATGCAGATCGTGATGGTTTTGTTATTGGTGAAGGAGCGGGCGTATTAGTAATTGAGGAATATGAATTTGCTAAAGCGCGCGGTGCGAAAATCTATGCTGAGATCGTTGGTTACGGTTCAACAGGTGATGCATATCATATTACTGCTCCAGCTCCTAATGGAGAAGGTGCGGCACGTGCCATCCAACAAGCGTTAAATGATGGTGGTATTGATCCAACTTTAGTTGGCTATATTAATGCTCACGGAACTAGTACACAGTATAACGATTTATTTGAAACGCAAGCAGTTAAGTCTGTATTTGGAGAACATGCATATAAATTAGCCATGAGTTCTACAAAATCAATGACAGGTCATTTATTAGGTGCCGCAGGAGGACTTGAAGCAATCATTACTGCGTTAGCACTTAAAGAGAGTATCTTACCTCCAACAATAAATCTGACGAATCCAGATCCTGAATGTGATCTAGATTATGTACCAGGTGTTGCTCGAGAAGCAAGCATTGAGTATGCAATGAGCAATTCATTAGGCTTTGGTGGTCACAATGCAAGCTTATTATTTAAAAAATTTGAAGAGTAATTAAGAACATGTTTAAAAAGCCTTTAGCATAACGCTAAAGGCTTTTTTATATGATAGAATAGGGAACTTTTCATTTTTATTTATAAGTCGTAATACTTTTCTCAGGTGATTTTTAACGAACATATACATAGTAAAGGATGATACTTATTTTATTACGGTTATTAATCTTCTTATTTTTCTATGGACTAAGTGTAATATCGGTTGGCAATTTAATTTTATATTTAAATTACCGTACACTAGGCTATTCATGGTCTGCCGTCTGGACGTTTATCCTTGGGACCCATGAATTATATATGGCCATTATATCCTTAACAGTGTTATTTATCGTCGTTTTCGACCTAATCCCATCGCGCTCTCCATTTTCTTAAGAGTACTTTGAGCAATTTCATTTGCTTTTTTGGCGCCTTCATCTAATATTTGGTCAAGCTCTGGAGAATCAATAAGCTCATTAAAGCGCGCTTGAATAGGTGTTAAATGTTCGATTAAACTTGTTGCTACACCTTCTTTGAAGGCACCATAACCTAGACCATCGTATTTTTTAACAAGGCTATCAATTGTTTGCCCTGTTACGGCTGACTCTATTGTTAATAGATTCGAAACACCTGGTTTATTCACTTCGTCGTAAGCTACAAATCCATCTGAATCTGTAACAGCAGACTTGATTTTCTTTTCAATTTGTTTTGGTGTGTCTAAGAAACGTATTGTTGCTTTTGTATTCGTATCAGATTTACTCATTTTTTTCGTTGGTTCTTGTAACGACTTAATTCGTGCACCTGCTTTAGGAAGTTGAATTTCTGGGATAACGAAAACCTCACCGTAGCGTTTGTTAAATCGTTCTGCAAGGTCACGTGTTAATTCAATATGTTGTTTTTGATCATCTCCAACTGGAACAACGTGAGTATTGTATAATAAGATATCTGCTGCCATTAATGGTGGGTAAGTTAATAAACCTGCTGATACAGATTCTTTACCATTTGATTTATCTTTAAATTGAGTCATACGTTCTAATTCACCAATGCTTGCTACGCATTGTAAAATCCAGCCGGCTTGTGCATGAGCTGGGACTTCAGATTGGATAAATAAAATTGATTTTTCTGGATCGATTCCAGTAGCTAAATAAGTTGCAGCAAGGGTGCGAATGTTACTGCTAAGCTCATTTGGATCTTGAGGAACTGTTATTGCATGTTCATCAACGATACAATAAACCGTACGTCCTTCATCCTGCAAAGCAGGGAATTGCATAAATGCTCCGATATAATTTCCTAATGTAATAACTCCTGTTGGTTGAACTCCTGAGAAAATGTTTTTCACGTAAAACCCTCCAATTTTTATACAAAATAAAAAACATCATACGTCATTACGATTACGTAATGGGACGAATGATGTTTAAAATCCGCGGTACCACCCAGTTTGTTGAATACTCAACCACTTTGCCTCCGTAACGTGAAGGATTCGAACTTTACTACTAACGTTCATAAAGCTGACTCAAAAGTCCATTCCATTTGCTCCATCTTCTGTTTGCACCATCCACAGACTCTCTAGACATGGTTTACAAATGTACTACTCTTTCTCATCGTCTTTTCCTATGTTGAATTAAATTATATTAAAAATAAAAATTCATTGCAATTACATTTTCTTTTTAAATTGGAATGAAATATTAAAAGATTGGGCAATCTTTTATCGTGTAATACATTTATTGCAAATAGCTATTTCAATTGTATAAATTAACAGAATCTTATGATTTTTCTCGATTAATTCAATCTAATTGAGAAAATGTACGAAATTAATTTCATGTTTTGCCGTGGAGAATTACGGGTATAAATATATACAGATAATACATGAAAAAATAAAAATTATGAATAAATGAGTAAAAATGAAGCTATTTTATTAATTAGGCGATACATTTTTTTACAAGATACTATATCCAAAAGGCGATTAATGTTGTATAATGAAGTCAACAATCTAATTTATATTAATTCTAATGTGATAAAAATTTAATATAGATATTCAATTGAAAGGAAGTGTCTTAGACGTGATTGTAACACTATTTACATCACCTAGCTGCACATCATGTAGAAAAGCTAAAGCGTGGTTAGAAGAACACGAAATTCCATATAGAGAACGAAATATTTTTTCTGAGCCTTTAACGATCGGTGAGATAAAAGAAATTTTAAGAATGACTGAGGACGGAACAGATGAAATTATTTCTACGCGATCAAAAATATTCCAAAAGTTAAATGTAGACGTAGAAAGTTTACCACTACAACAACTATACGAGTTAATTCAAGAATATCCAGGTCTATTACGTAGACCGATTATTATTGATGAGAAACGTTTACAAGTTGGCTACAATGAAGATGAGATTCGTCGATTCCTTCCAAGAAAGGTCCGTGCCTTTCAATTACTTGAAGCTCAACGTATGGTTAACTAATTAATAACGGAAATGGATGGTCGGTAAAATCCTATTGCAGGGATTTTATCGATTTTTTCTATCTATAGTGAATGTCGAAAAATAGATATGTTTTGTCAGTAAATTCTAAAGAATGCAATAAAAAATTGCTTGATTTCAGTTGAATAGTCAACTACAATTTCAATATTCAAATAATTTTATGTTGTAGATGTTTTTCCTTTTCATTTTATGTTCAAACATCATACAATAGAGTTATAGAATGAAGCATAACCAAATTAAATATATTTTTTAAACACTGATTTGGTATGTGACATCCTTTGAATTGTTTACTAATAAAAGTGAACATTTCAAGCATACTAATAACGCTTTCCGTGTTTTTCAACGAAGACTAGAAGGGAGTTGAAGTTATATGGACATCGAACGCGTGAATGAAAATACACTAAAACTCTTTATATCTTATCGTGATATTGAAGATCGTGGGTATAGTAAGGAAGAAATTTGGTACAACAGAGCAAAAGGCGAGGAACTTTTTTGGGATATGATTGGCGAAATAAACACTGAAGAGTACTTTGATCTTGAAGGACCAATTTGGATACATGTAAATGCGTCTGAACAAGGCCTAGAAGTTATTGTTACCCGTGCCAATTTTAATAGTGATGGCGAATCAAGTCTACTCTCAGGCTTTGATGAAAACCGAGATGGTACAGAACAAAAGCTAAAAGATTCAATGTTTGATTCAGTTGATGAAGATACGATGAATGGAAATCATTCTGTACAAAGTATCGTCACATACAAGTTTAAAGATTTTGATGAAGTAATTCCAGTTGCAAAACGTCTCGTTTCTTTCGATATACCTTCTTCTTTATATAAATATGACAATAGTTACTATGTTGCAGTAGATTTCACTGAAGTTGAAGAAAAATCTAAACGCCAAAATATTAAGGCGATATTGAACGAGTTTTTAACAAGCTCAAAAATGACGATTTATCGACTTCAAGAGTATGGTGAAGAAATTATGAAAGATCACTGCTTTGAAACTGTCATTCAATATTTCGATTAGATTTTAAGCCAAAATTCTAAAATGGATTTTGGCTTTATTTTTTTATTCCTGAAAAAGCCTCCAAAATAGAATTTTCCACTATTTTCAAGTTTTCTGTTGCACTTAAACGAAACTCTTTTTAAAATGAATTTGAAGGAGGGCGTTTATGCTTGTAGCGATAACAGATCAAAATGAACGATTTGTTATATGTTCGAGCACGCCCAAAGCGATATATAAAAAGATTCGTGAAGAGAGAGCCTTTTTTTGTCCTCAATGTAAACAACCTGTTCAATTTAAAATTGGCGATGTAAAAATCCCGCATTTTTCACATTTATCCAATAGTGATTGTGATTTACAATTTTCAGAAGGTGAATCAGAGGCGCATTTATTAGGTAAACAGCAATTGTATGAATTCTTTCAAACACTTCAGTTGAATGTGGAATTAGAAAGTTATTTACCTTTCATTAAACAAAGGCCTGATTTATTAATAAAAACGAGTAGTGACAAAACCTTCGCTATTGAATTTCAATGTAGTACCATTTCAAAAGAAAAATACCTATATAGAAGTAAGGGCTATCTGGATTGTCATATTATCCCGATATGGATTCCTTATACACCAGAAGAAAAGTACTTTGAAAGTGGTATTACTATAATTTCCTTAAACGAACAACTTCGTCAGTTTATCCAAACCTCTAAAACCCAGCTTTATTTAATGACTTACCATCCATATAAAAAGCAATTTGTATATTTTTCAAACCTACTACATGTAAAAGATAATCGCTACCTTGCTAGAATCCAAACACTTGATTTAAATCAACAATTATTTCCGTTTTATTTGCCAAAGAAGTTGACGAAACTTGAATTTAAACAATATTTTAAAACATATGTTGATACAAAGAAGCAATTTTTAAAATATCGTCTCCATTTCAGTAGAAATGGGGTAAACGATCTTTTTTTAAGAAGTCTTTACGAGTTACGTTTAACAATGAGCTCTCTTCCGAATTTTATAGGTGTCCCCGTTCAAGGGAATGAAAGCATGAAGAAGTTTGCAGTTGAATGGCAAGCGGCGCTATTTTATTTTTTGCAGTTGAGTGGGTGCGATTATGAATCTATTGAAAGACAAGATTTTATACACTTCTTAAAATGGGCAAGGATTGACCTATCAGATAGAACTATCGCTACAGTCCATGAATACTGCAATCTAATAAAAAACCTTTCCATTCATCATGTAAATGATTCAGTTGATGATGGGAAGCTCATTGACGTGTTATACGACCAATTTCTTGCATTAAATAATGGAAATTGAGAAAATATTTAAGAATTGAAATTTACTGTATCGGAGGCTATTTTATGGCGAAAAAGGTTTTAACACGTGATGAAGTACCCGTTGAATTAACATGGGACTTATCAACAATTTTTACTTCTGATGATGAATGGGAACAAGAGTTTAAAGAGATTGAAAAATTAGTACCAGAATCAGAAAAATTTAAAGGGAAAGTTACAGAAAGTGCAAAAAGCTTATATGAAACATTGCAATTTAGTGATAAATTATCAGAACGCTTTGGCAGACTTTATGTTTATAGTCACTTAAAGCATGATCAGGATACGACAAACAGTAAATACCAAGCAATGGATGGAAGAGTTCGATCATTAGGTGCGAAACTAGCTGCAGCATGGTCATTTACAACACCAGAAATACTATCTGTGGATGAGGAAACAATAAACGGTTATTTAAAAGAATATGAACCATTACAATTATATGCACAAATGTTAAAAGAGTTAAACCTACAGAGACCACATGTTTTAAGTGCTGATAAAGAGGAAATGTTAGCACAGTTCTCAGAAGTCACAAGTGCTTCTGGTGGAACGTTTAGTGCATTAAATAATGCGGATCTACAATTTCCTGTAATTAAAAATGATGAAGGCGAAGATGTTGAATTAACACATGGGAATTATATTTCATTTTTAGAAAGCTACAACCGTGATGTTCGACGTGACGCATTCAAAGCGATGTATGAGACATATGGTCAGTTTAAAAATACATTTGCTTCAACACTTTCAGGGAATGTCAAAGCACATAATGTAAATGCTCGTATTCGTAAATATAGTTCAGCTAGACAGGCAGCAATGAGCAATAATCATATTCCTGAAAAAGTGTATGACCAATTAATTTCCACAATTCATGAATTTTTACCAGTACTACATCGATATATAGCCCTTCGTAAAAAAGTGTTAGGTGTAGAAGAGCTTCATATGTATGATTTATTCGTTCCTTTAGTAAAAGAAATGAAAATTGAAATGCCATACGAAAAAGCAAAAGAAACAATGGTAAAAAGTTTTGAGCCACTAGGTGAAGAATATCAATCCATCGTTCAAAAAGGTTTAGAAAGCCGCTGGGTAGATGTTCTTGAGAATAAAGGGAAAAGAAGTGGCGCTTACTCATCAGGAACTTATGGTACAAACCCATACGTATTAATGAATTGGCAAGATAATTTAAATAATTTGTTTACATTAGCACATGAATTTGGTCATAGTATGCATAGCTACTTCACAACGAAAAATCAACCATTCCCATATGCAGATTACTCGATTTTTGTTGCAGAAGTAGCCTCTACTTGTAACGAAGAGCTACTATTCGATTATTTGCTAAAAACAACTGAAGATGAGCAACTAAAAATTTACTTGTTAAATCACTGGTTAGATGGATTTAGAAGCACGGTGTTCCGTCAAACGATGTTTGCAGAATTTGAACATATTGTGCATGAAATGGATGCACGTGGTGAAGCGATCACTGCAGAGGGATTAACGACGATTTACTATGATTTAAACAAGCAATATTTTGGTGATGAAATTACAATTGATGAAGAAATTGGTTTAGAATGGGCTCGTATTCCACACTTCTACTACAATTACTATGTATACCAATATGCGACTGGACAAAGTGCAGCAACAGCATTAAGTAAGCAGATTTTAGAAGAGGGTAAACCCGCAGTCGATCGATATATTAACAACTTCTTAAAAGCGGGATGCTCTGATTTC
Above is a genomic segment from Lysinibacillus sp. PLM2 containing:
- the fabHA gene encoding 3-oxoacyl-[acyl-carrier-protein] synthase 3 protein 1, whose translation is MNAGIISISKYVPDKVITNFDLEKTIDTSDEWIRTRTGIEERRIAEGEETSDLAYKAAQKALESAEITADQVGLILVATVTPDRAFPSVACQIQERLEAKNAAAMDVSAACSGFIYALATAKQFVESNTYDYVLIVGVEKLSKITDWNDRNTAVLFGDGATAAVIGKVSEGRGILSFELGADGTGGKHLFLNDDRYISMNGREVFKFAVRQMGESAVSVIEKAGLTKEDVDFLVPHQANIRIMEASRERLELPEEKLSKRIHKYGNTSSASIGIALFDELEAGKIKDEDIVVLVGFGGGLTWGAAVIKWGK
- a CDS encoding 3-oxoacyl-[acyl-carrier-protein] synthase 2, whose product is MKRRVVITGIGAVTPLGNTVEETWANVKAGKSGVGPLTRIDAEKFSAKVAAEVKDFDIEQYIERKEARKMDRFTHYALASAMMAVKDANLEITDANANRIGVWIGSGIGGMETYENQFVTFQERGARRVSPFFVPMMIPDMASGQVSIYLGAKGINSCTVTACASGTNSIGDAFKVIQRGDADAMITGGAEAPIVNMAVAGFCASTALSLNQDPATASRPFDADRDGFVIGEGAGVLVIEEYEFAKARGAKIYAEIVGYGSTGDAYHITAPAPNGEGAARAIQQALNDGGIDPTLVGYINAHGTSTQYNDLFETQAVKSVFGEHAYKLAMSSTKSMTGHLLGAAGGLEAIITALALKESILPPTINLTNPDPECDLDYVPGVAREASIEYAMSNSLGFGGHNASLLFKKFEE
- the trpS gene encoding tryptophan--tRNA ligase, giving the protein MKNIFSGVQPTGVITLGNYIGAFMQFPALQDEGRTVYCIVDEHAITVPQDPNELSSNIRTLAATYLATGIDPEKSILFIQSEVPAHAQAGWILQCVASIGELERMTQFKDKSNGKESVSAGLLTYPPLMAADILLYNTHVVPVGDDQKQHIELTRDLAERFNKRYGEVFVIPEIQLPKAGARIKSLQEPTKKMSKSDTNTKATIRFLDTPKQIEKKIKSAVTDSDGFVAYDEVNKPGVSNLLTIESAVTGQTIDSLVKKYDGLGYGAFKEGVATSLIEHLTPIQARFNELIDSPELDQILDEGAKKANEIAQSTLKKMESAMGLGRKRR
- a CDS encoding competence protein CoiA; amino-acid sequence: MLVAITDQNERFVICSSTPKAIYKKIREERAFFCPQCKQPVQFKIGDVKIPHFSHLSNSDCDLQFSEGESEAHLLGKQQLYEFFQTLQLNVELESYLPFIKQRPDLLIKTSSDKTFAIEFQCSTISKEKYLYRSKGYLDCHIIPIWIPYTPEEKYFESGITIISLNEQLRQFIQTSKTQLYLMTYHPYKKQFVYFSNLLHVKDNRYLARIQTLDLNQQLFPFYLPKKLTKLEFKQYFKTYVDTKKQFLKYRLHFSRNGVNDLFLRSLYELRLTMSSLPNFIGVPVQGNESMKKFAVEWQAALFYFLQLSGCDYESIERQDFIHFLKWARIDLSDRTIATVHEYCNLIKNLSIHHVNDSVDDGKLIDVLYDQFLALNNGN
- the pepF_1 gene encoding oligoendopeptidase F, producing MAKKVLTRDEVPVELTWDLSTIFTSDDEWEQEFKEIEKLVPESEKFKGKVTESAKSLYETLQFSDKLSERFGRLYVYSHLKHDQDTTNSKYQAMDGRVRSLGAKLAAAWSFTTPEILSVDEETINGYLKEYEPLQLYAQMLKELNLQRPHVLSADKEEMLAQFSEVTSASGGTFSALNNADLQFPVIKNDEGEDVELTHGNYISFLESYNRDVRRDAFKAMYETYGQFKNTFASTLSGNVKAHNVNARIRKYSSARQAAMSNNHIPEKVYDQLISTIHEFLPVLHRYIALRKKVLGVEELHMYDLFVPLVKEMKIEMPYEKAKETMVKSFEPLGEEYQSIVQKGLESRWVDVLENKGKRSGAYSSGTYGTNPYVLMNWQDNLNNLFTLAHEFGHSMHSYFTTKNQPFPYADYSIFVAEVASTCNEELLFDYLLKTTEDEQLKIYLLNHWLDGFRSTVFRQTMFAEFEHIVHEMDARGEAITAEGLTTIYYDLNKQYFGDEITIDEEIGLEWARIPHFYYNYYVYQYATGQSAATALSKQILEEGKPAVDRYINNFLKAGCSDFPIEVLKAAGVDMESPQPISEACKVFEEKLAELESLLLK
- the mecA1 gene encoding adapter protein MecA 1, whose product is MDIERVNENTLKLFISYRDIEDRGYSKEEIWYNRAKGEELFWDMIGEINTEEYFDLEGPIWIHVNASEQGLEVIVTRANFNSDGESSLLSGFDENRDGTEQKLKDSMFDSVDEDTMNGNHSVQSIVTYKFKDFDEVIPVAKRLVSFDIPSSLYKYDNSYYVAVDFTEVEEKSKRQNIKAILNEFLTSSKMTIYRLQEYGEEIMKDHCFETVIQYFD
- the spxA_2 gene encoding regulatory protein Spx, giving the protein MIVTLFTSPSCTSCRKAKAWLEEHEIPYRERNIFSEPLTIGEIKEILRMTEDGTDEIISTRSKIFQKLNVDVESLPLQQLYELIQEYPGLLRRPIIIDEKRLQVGYNEDEIRRFLPRKVRAFQLLEAQRMVN